The window AGACGGTGGGCGAACTGCACGCCAGCGACATCGCCGCCCACGCGCTGAAGGCGCTTGAACACAGCCACGTGCGGGACGTGTGGGTGCTGGGCCGGCGCGGGCCCCTCCAGGCCAAGTTCACGACCAAGGAATTGCGCGAGTTCGGGGAGCTGGAGGGCGCGGACCCCATCGTGAAACCCGGGGAGATCGCGGTGAGCGAGGCGGAGGAGGCGACGGTCACCGACAACGTGGTCAAGAAGAACCTGGAGGTGCTGCGCGACTTCGCCGCCCGGACGCCGGGGGGCAAGGAGCGCCGCGTCCACCTGCGGTTCCTCGTCTCCCCCGTCGAGATTCTGGACGACGGCGAGGGCCACGTGGGCGGCCTGAGGATTGAGCGCAACCGCCTGGACGAGCAGGGCAACGCGGTCGGGACCGGCGAGTACGAGACCTTGCCGGTGCAGATGGTGCTGCGCTCGGTGGGGTACAAGGGCGTGGCCCTGCCCGGCGTGCCCTTCAACGAGCGCCAGGGTGTGATCCCCAACGTGGAGGGCCGGGTCGAGGGCCGCCCGGGCGAGTACACGGCGGGCTGGATCAAGCGCGGCCCCAGCGGCGTGATCGGTACGAACAGGAAGGATGCGGTGGACACGGTGGCGCACCTGCTGGCGGACGCGAGGGCCGGGGCCTTGCCCCTCGCCCCCGACGCCACCCGCGAGGCCGTGGACACGTTGCTGCGGCAGAAGGGCGTGGACGTGTACACCTTCCACGACTGGCGGGAGCTGGACGCCCACGAACTCGCCCAGGGCCAGGCGCAGGGCCGCCCCCGCGCCAAGGTCGTCCACCGGCACGAGATGCTGACCCACCGCCGCAAGGGGGAACTGGCGGGGGGCTGAGCATCGGGACACCGGGGGCCGGGGGACAGGCGTTCCCCCGGCCCTCTGCCATACTCCCGGCGATGCAGAGCGAGCCGTCCTCCCGCACAGACGTTCTGGTGATCGGCGGCGGCCCGGCGGGGCTGTACGCCGCCTTCTACGCGGGCTGGCGCGGCCTGAGCGTGCGGGTGCTGGAGGCCCGCGGCGAGCCCGGCGGGCAACTGATGGCCCTCTACCCCGACAAGACCGTGTACGACGCGCCGGGCTCGCCACAGGTGCGGGCCGCCGATCTGGTCGCCGCGCTGCTGGCGCAACTGGGACCGCTGGACGTGCAGGTCAGGACCGGCGAGGTGGCGCGGACACTGGAGCCGGATGGCAGGGGGGGCTGGACCGTCGGTACGGCTGGGGGCCTGTACGAAGCCGGGGCCGTGATCCTGGCGGCGGGGCTGGGTGCCCTCCTGCCGAGGGAGGTGCGAATAGCCGGGGCCGAGACACACCCGGACGTGCGAACCGACCTGCCGAATCCGGCCGGACTCGCTGGCAGGCAGGTCCTCGTGGTGGGAGGCGTTCCCCAGGCCACCCGGGCCGCCGCCGAACTCGCGGAGGCGGGCGCGGCGGTCACCCTCACCCACCGCCGGGCAGGATTCCGGGGCGACCCGGGGACCTTGGCGCGGCTGGAGGCGGCGCGGCAGGCGGGCCAGGTGCGGGTTCTCGCCCCGGCCATCCTCGACCGGCTCACTCCCCTCGGCGCCGAGTTGACGGTGAGCGGCGAGGCCACGCACGTGCAGGCCGACACGGTCCTCGTCCTGAACGGCTACCTCCCCGACCTCTCCCCCCTGCTGGGCTGGCCGCTGGACTGGGACGGCGAGTACGTACCGGATGGGCCGGGCGGCGAGACGGTTCTGCCGGGCGTCTACGTCGTCGGCGACCTCGCCCGCTCGGGTGGGGACTTCAAGCTGCTCTCGCTGGCCTTCGCGCAGGCGGCCCTGGCTGCCAACCACGCCGCGCACCACGTCCGCCCGGAACTGAAGGTGAGGCCGGGCCACAGCAGCGAGCGGGGCGGGTATCCGCGCCCGGCAACGAAGCCCTGAGCCACCCTGTTTCCAGAAGGAGTGCGCAGGTGAAACCCGCCGCCGCTCTTCTGACAGGAAGGGCAGGGGTCTTCTGTGGCCTGGCAGGAAGGCGGGCGTTGCTTGACACCATCCACCCAGCCTCCCCCGCAAACACTTGATGCGAAATGAGAAGGTGGGGGGAAGTGGCCTTTTCAGCGTCTAGCACGAAGGCGAGCTATGCTCGCCACCCCCCTCCCAGCCTCCCCCGCAAGGGGGGAGGAGTCAGTGCGCCAGAGCTTCTGCCTCCCAAAACCGTCAACTGTGGACGACCGATCCCCACAAGGGAACTTGCTCTCGCACCGCCTTCACCCCGCCTTGCTCGCGCAGCGAGACGGTGGGCGAGCGACTGAGGATGCAACAAGATCAAACCTTGCGCGTCAAGGAAAGCGGCCACGGGCGAACTGGGCCGAGCCCCTTGCCCAGCGCAGCGCCGCTCCCCCTCCACCGAGAGGAGAGACACGTGAGCAGGCCTGGCGTCAACGCGCGGGCCGCCCCGCGCGGCGGAGTCGTCGCCCCCTCTGGGGGGAGGGGGGTGGGGCCAAACCGAATCAAGTTGCCCTGCCCCTTTCTCCTCATCCAAACGCCCCTCCACACCAAAGCCACTTCGAGGCCAGCCCCACCCCCAGCCTGGGTTGACTCCCCGCCCCACGTCCCCGACCCCCTCTTCAGAAGCGCGGCCCCACCGCCGCCCCCGCTAGAATGCCGCCCATGGCTTTTCTGTCCGTGCTGCTCCTGGGCCTCGCGTTTCTGGCGGGGAGCCTGCCGCTGGGGCACTGGCTGCTCTCCCGCATGGGCGTGAACCCGCGCGTGAACAGCGCGTACAACCTGGGCGTCGAGAACGTGCTGCGGCGGGTCGGGCCGGGCCTGGCGACGGCCAGCGCGGCGCTCGATTTTGCCAAGGGCTTCCTGGCGGTGTTGATGGCCTCCTCGCTGGGCTCGCCGGAACTGTGCGTGATGGCGGCCCTGGCCGCTTACCTGGGCCACCTCAACCCACCGCGCCTTCTGTACGGCGACATGCCGCCGCGTGGGCGCGGGAACCTTGTGCTGCTGGGGGTGCTGGCGGGGCTCTCGGTGGCGGGCGGGGTGAGCCTGTGGCTGACGGTGCTGCCCGTGGTTCTGTACGCCGCCGCTCTGGGCTTCTGGGGATACATCAGCGGCGCGACGCTCCTGGGCCTGCTCGCCTTCACGGCGCTGGTGGCGCTCTCGCCGCTGGACATTCCCGCCAAGCTCGCGGCGCTGGGCCTGCTCGTGGCGGCGACGTGGCGCTTCAAGGAGAATCTGGGCCGGATTCTCGACGGCACCGAACCGCGATTCGGGGAGGACGTGCCGGTGGCCGGGAAACGCGCCGACGAGGTCGTGACGGCCTTCATGATCCACCCCATGACGCTGGAGAACTTCTGGCAGTCGCGCCGCTTCTCGTGGATGAAGCCGCTCGTCGAGCGCGGCGTCCTGAGCGAGAAGAGCGTGCGCCAGATGGCCGAGAACCTGCGGCCCATGAAGGTCGGGGAACTCCACGGCATCCGCACCCCGGAGGGCCAGGAGATTCGCTGCTACCTGCTGAGCAGCCCCCTCCTTCCCGACGTGTTCCGCGACCAGCCGGAACTCGCCACCCGCCGCGCCATCGAGGGCGCCCGCCTCGCGCACGAGCTGGGGGCGGAGGTGTTCGGCCTGGGCGCCTTCTGGAGCGTGGTGGGCAATAAGGGCGTGGACGTGCAGGCCGCGGTCCCGGAGATCACGATCACGAACGGCGGGGCGTACACCAGCGGCACGATCAAGGCCGCGATTCCCGGCATCCTGGAACACTTCCGGCAGACGGGCCGCGACCTGAAGGGGGCGACGGCGGGCGTCGTGGGCGCGAACGGGGTGGTCGCCTTCGGGATCGCGCGGACCATCGCGCCGCAGGTCGGCAAGGTCATCATGATCGGGCGGGACATGGAGCGGCTGGAACGGAGCGCGGCCACCCTGCGCCGGGCGGCGAGGGAGACGGAGATCGTCACCACGACCGACTACCACACCCTGCGGGAGGCCGACCTGATCTTCAGCGCGACCTCGGACCCCAACCCGGTGATCTTCCCGCAGCACGTCAAGCCGGGCGCCTGGATCTTCGACGAGGGCCGTCCCGCCGATGTCGACGAGAGCGTGCTGGAGGTGCCGGGCGTGCGGGTGATCCCCGGCGGGGTGGTGCGCCCCCCCGGCGGCATGACGAGCAACATCGACCTGCAGTTCGGGGAGGGCGCCGTGCCCGCCTGCCTCGCCGAGACGCTCATCATCGCGGCGACGGGCGAGCATCACCGCAAGAGCCTGGGGCCGCAGACGCTGACGGAGAACATCAATTTCTTCGTGGAGGAGGCTGAGCGGCTGGGCTTTCAGGTGGTGGACTAACTCTCCCTGAAGACTTCAGGGCTGGTCAGCCACCTCATCTCTTCCGTCAGCGGGGGGAGCGTATCGTGCCGGAGTGGTGGCCCGTCTCCCCGTCCTGCGTTCCCTGCTGCTCCTGTCAGGCCTCACGCTGGGCGGGGCGACAGGAGCGTCCGAGTTTCCGCTGGGACTGGGCGGGGTGAAGGCGGTCCCCAGCCTGAACCCCTCGGGCATAAGCTGCCCCGCGCCGACCGACCCGCTGGAACTCGCGCTGTGGCGGGTGACGACCCAGGGCGGGCGGCCCGACCACTCGTGCGCGAACGCCTTCGTGGGCTTCCTGCGGACTCCGCGCACCGCAACCCAGCTCGACGCCTTTGACGTGACGGCCGGGCAGATCCGGGAGGCCCGGGCGGAGGTGCTGATCGCCAGCATGGAGTGGAGCGCGGGGGAGGGGCACCCGGGCTGGACCTTCGCGTCGGCGGTGCGCGACCTGTACGCGCGGGTGCGGGCGAACCCGGCGAACTACCCGGGGGGCATGACCGTGCGCGTGGAGCTGGGGGGCTTCCCGGACCTGAGGCGCCCCGACGGCGCCACCCAGCCGCTGAAACTCGTGCGCGACCTGACCCGGCTGGGCGTGCCGCTGAACGACGCGGCCGCGAACTGGCACCTCGCGGTGGCGAACTACCGCTACTTTCCGCACAGCCACGTCAAACTGCATATCATCGACGGGCAGGACCTGACGGTCGCGGGGTACAACTACACCGACCTTCACCTGCCGGGCACGGCGCCGGGCGGGCACAACCTCCACGACCTGGGCCTGCGGATGCGCGGCCCGGTGGCGCAGGACGGGGTGGCCGTGTTCGATGACCTGTGGCGGCACTCGCAGCAGGTGAGCTGCCCGGAGGGGACCGGGGCCGACGCGGTGATGCGGGACTGCACGCTCGGTCCAGCGGAAGCGGCGACCCACCCCACGCTCGCCCGGACGCTGACACCCGCCGGGGGGGCGCGGGCCTTCCTCCTCTACCGCCGCCCCTCCTTCGACGAGGGGGACCAGGCCCACCTCGCGCTGCTGGGGGCGGCCCGGCAAAGCCTGGACCTGATGCAGGCGGAATTCAGCCCCAGCTTTCCCTGCTGGTATGCCTTCCAGAACCCCGACGCCTGCCCGGCGGGCGAGTGGCCGCCGTACCTCCGCGCCGTGCTGGGGGCGATGGAGCGGGGCGTGCGGGTGCGGGTGCTGCTGGTGGACTACGGCATCGACCGCCTTCCCAACCGCAGCGGCATAGCCCTGGTGCGGCTGGAGGCGCGGCGGCGCGGGCTGGAGGACCGCTTCGAGGCGAGATACGTCACCTTTGCCATGCACACGAAGGCGATGACGGTGGACGACCGCCTGGTCCTGGCCGGGAGCCAGAATTTCCACTTCGCGTCGTGGGGTCCCCTGGGGCTGAACGAGGCGATGCTGGCGACCACGGACCCGGCGGCGGTGGCCGAGCAGCGCTCCAGCTTCGGGGACGTGTGGCTCCACCACAGCCGCGAGGTGCCGCCGGAGTGGTGGATGCGGAACGTGCGGGGACCGTGACTCCCGGGACTTCCCGCACCCCTCCCTGGACCTAAAATAGGACCATGTCGGGGGCCACGCATGGTTGAACGCATTCATCTCGCCAAGCCGCGCGGCTTCTGCGCGGGCGTGGTCATGGCGATCCAGGCGGTCGAAAAGGCCGCGCGGGCCGAGGATAAGCCGGTAACCGTCTACCACTCCATCGTCCACAACCACACGGTCGTCGAGCGGCTGGAGCGGGGACACGACGTGCACTTCGTGGAGAGCCTGGACGACATCACGGCGCTGCCGGACGGCAGTGAAACGGTCGTCTTCAGCGCCCACGGCATCAGCCCGGCGGTGCGCGAGCGGGCGCGGGCGCTGGGGCTCGCCACCATCGACGCGACCTGCCCGCTGGTCACCAAGGTCCACACCGAGGCGAAGAAGTACGCCCGGGAGGGCTACACCATCCTCCTGATCGGCGACAGCGCCCGGCACCAGGAGGTCATCGGCACGCGCGGCGAGGCGCCCGAACACACCATCATCGTGGGCGTCCTGGGCAAGACGGGCGAGGGGCTGCACGACCCGCACACGGTCGAGGTGCCCGACCCGGGGCGGGTGGTCGTCCTGACCCAGACCACCCTGAGCGTGGACGACACTCGCCGCACGGTGGACATTTTGAAAGCCCGTTTCCCGCGGCTGGTCGTGCCCCCCAGCGAGGACCTGTGCTACGCGACGAAGAACCGCCAGGACGCGGTGAAGGCCATCGCCCCCCAGGTCGACGCCTTTCTCGTCCTGACCAGCACGCACTCCAGCAACGGGATGAGGCTGCTGGAACTCGCGCGTGACCTGTGCGGACGCGCCGAGAGACTGGAAACGGACGCCGACTTGGCCCACCTCGACCTCACGGGCGTGCGCTCGCTCGGCATCACCAGCGCGGCGAGCACCCCCGACGACCTCGTGCAGAACGTGGTCGCCCACTTCCGCCGCCTCAACCCGAAGCTGGAAGTGATCGAGGAGGGCGAGTGGGAGAACATCGAGTTCCGCGAGCCGAAAAAGATTCTGGCGGGTGAAGCGCTGCCGCGGACGATGCAGTAGGGGCGGATCAGTTCTCTCCCCTTGCGGGAGACTTGCAAAGCTGCGGAGCAGACTGGTACAGCTCCGCAGGAGAGGGCCGGGGTGAAGGGGTGTGTAACCAGCTTTGGCGTCTGCAAGCTGGCTTGCTACGTCTACCCGCCGCGCCGCAGGACGTGCCCGCTCACCCCCTCCCAACCTCCCCCCTCAAGGGGGAGGGGCTTTTGGGGCCGCCACACCCAGCTTTCTCTCCTGTGGGAAGGCTCCGTATACCCCTCTCCTTTTTCCGCCTACCCCTCGCGGATATACCCCGTCTTCAGGAACTCCTGCACCAGCGGTTCGAGGTCGTGCAGGGCGAGGTCGCTGCGCATGGCGTACTCGGCGGGCGAGAGCCGGTCGTGCAGGGCGCGCAGCAGCGCGAGACCGACCGGGCCATACTGCGCGCGGAAAGCGCGGTGCACGTCGAGGATGGGGTTCAGGGCGTCGCGGCCCCGCAGCATCATCGCGTAGGGGCGGTGCGCCCAGCCGGCGAGGCTGCTGGGCAGGATCAGCGTCTGCGGGCGCAGAGGTGCGGGAAAGGCCCCCTCGTAGGGCAGCGTGGCGGGCATGGTGGCGATGATCTCGCCGCGCACGTAGAAGATCGCGCCGGTGGGCCGGGCGTGCAGGCCGGTGAAGTCCTCCGTCAGGTTGAACTTCCAGGCGCGGCTGCCCACGCCGCTCAGCACGTGCGCGTATGTGGGCGGGAGGGGATGCGCGTTGAGGACCGCGCCCTGCTCGTAGAGGTTGAGGAGTTCACCCAGGGCCTGTTCCCCGGTGGCGCTCACGGCGGCGGCGGTGACGGTGCGGCCCTCGAACAGCAGCACGTAGGCGCTCTGGTCACCCAGGGTGGCGTGCAGGTAGCCGTACCACGCTGCCTCGTGCAGGTACTTCAGGAAGGCGTGCAGGTCGCAGAAATGCACCTTCAGGCCCGCGTGGGTGGGCGGCGACTGCGGCAGGAAGCGCGCCAGGAACGGCGACGCGGTGGGAAACATCGGGGCGAGGTCGGGAATCCACTCGGCGAGTTCCTCCGGCGGCTCATTGCCCGCGGCCTCCGGGCGGTGCGGCTCGGGCCGCCCCCCCTCTCGCCGCAGGCCGTCGCCGGGCTGGCCCTCCCCCTGCGACATCAGCCGTCCCCCCGTTCCAGGCTGCGGCGGTACCGGGCGGCCTGCTCCACGTAGCGGGCGGCGTTGCCGGGCGCCTCGACCTCACGCACCACCCGCGCGGGCACCCCCACGGCGAGCATCCCGTCGGGAACCTCCTGGCCCTCGCGCAGCAAAGCCCCGGCGGCGAGGACCGCCCCGGCCCCCAGCCGGGAGCCGTTGAGCATGATCGCCCCCATCCCCACCAGGCTGCCGGGCGCGCAGTGGGCCCCGTGAACGACCGCCCGGTGGCCGACCGTCACGTCCGCCTCCAACGTGCAGGGATACCCGGCGTCGGTGTGCAGCACCGCCCCATCTTGCACGTTGCAGCGGGGGCCGATGGTGACTGGCTCGATGTCCCCCCGCGCCGCCGCCCCGAACCACACGCTGGCCTCCTCGGCCACCGACACGCGCCCGGTCAGGTCGGCACTGGGGGCGATGAAGGCGGTGGGGTGAATCTCGGGACGGATTTCGTCGAGGGCATACACGGGCATGGGGCCTCCGGGAACTGCGCTCACCCGCGGGTCGCCCCGGGCAGGGCGGCCAGCGCGGCGCGCAGCAGATGTTGGTCTTCGGGGTACGTTAACATAGCCGCCGCCACCCCGGCGGGGAAAAACCCCCCCTCGGGGAAGGTCTCCTCCAGGGTGGTGGGCGCGGTCCCCGCCGCCCGCATGGCGAACCAGTGGATCACGCGCGCCTCGCCCCGGTCGTTGGTGTAGCGGGTCTCGGGCAGGGGGGCCAGGGGGGTGGCGGTGACGCCGGTTTCCTCGCGCACCTCGCGCACGGCGGTCTGCTCCAGCGTCTCGCCCGGCTCGACGTGGCCCTTGGGAAAGGCCCAGGCGCCGCTGCGGTAGCGCACGAGCAGGACCCGCCCGGCAGCGTCCAGCACGACGCCCCCCGCGCCGGGGGTGGGAGCCTCGGGGCCGGGCGGGGAGGAGGCGGGCATGGGCGGAGTATACGTGCCGCGCCTCCCTCCCCCTTTAACATTCACCGACTTCCGCGCATCCCCCCCGGGCGAACATGCGATAATCCACCTGTCTCACATCCACCCATCAAGAGGTCTTTGGCTCAGAGGGCCGGAGCGCCGGGTCCGCGACCGTGGGATGCAAGGAGAGTTATGGCTCAAGGTCGGGTAAAGTGGTTTAACGTCGAAAAGGGCTACGGGTTTATCGAACACCCCGGTAACCCCGACGTGTTCGTGCACTACAGCGCCATCCAGAGCGGCGGCTTTCGCAAGCTGAACGAGGGCGACGAGGTCGAGTTCGAGGTCGAGGCCGGTCAGGGCAACAAAGGCCCCCAGGCCAAGAACGTGGTCGTCACGAACGCCGCTCCCGCACCGATGGGTGGTCAGGGCTATTCGGGCGGCGGCAACCGCTGGTAAGCCGAAGCACCTCCGAACTTCCAGGGGTGGGCGCCGTGAGCGTTCGCTCCTTTTCCTTTCCTGCCCACATCTGCGCCCCCGGCCCGCCCGCCGTCCCCGTAGGATACGGGCATGACTGACGCGCCGCCCACCGTCCCCCCCGGCCGACACGAGCAGGCCCGCCCGGTCCCGGCCGGGGGAGAGGCGGGCCTGGTCCCCGCGCCGACGGTCACCACCTACCCCATGACCTTCACCGGGCAGGCGGGCGAGTATTTCCGCATCTGGATCGTGAACAGCGCGCTCACCATCGTGACGCTGGGGCTGTACCTGCCCTGGGCGCGGGTGCGGCAGCGGCAGTATTTCTACGGCCACACCTGGGTGGACGGGCACAACTTCGAGTACACCGCGAACCCCCTCGCCCTGCTGCGGGGCTACCTGGTCGTGGGCGCCCTGTTCCTGGCGTACTCGCTCGCCCTGAATGTGCAGTTTCGCGGCTGGGAGTATGTCGCGGGCGTGATCGGCCTGGCCTACGTGGTGCTGTATCCCTGGCTGGTGATGAAGTCGCTGCGCTTCCTGGCCGTGAGCACCACCCACCGCGGCCTGCGCTTCCGGCACTACGGGAAGGCGGGCGGGGCGTACGCGGCCTACGGGCTGGCGAACCTCGCCTCGGGGCTGACGGCGGGGCTGGCCCTGCCCTGGGCATGGTTCATGCAGCGCCGTTACCAGGTGGAGAACGCGGCGTACGGCGACGCCCGGGCCACCTTCCGGGGGGACGTGGGCCACTTCTACGTCATCGGGTTGACCGGGCTGGCGGTGGCGATTGGGGGCGGGGTGCTGCTGGGGGTGGGGGGCTTCCTGCTCGTGGCGCTGCTCACCGGTGTGCTGGACTCCCTGGGGGGGGACGTGCTGAACGGCCCCATCTCGACCGCCACCCTGGTCATGATCGGGGCGCTCTACCTCGCCTTCCTCGCCCTGTACGCCGTCGCCTGGCAGTACGTGCGCGCGGCGACCATGCGCTCCGTTCTGAATGGGGTGGAGATCGGCGGCGTGGTGCGGACAGGGGCGACTTTCAGCCCATGGCGGCTGGTGTGGATCGGGGTGTCGAATACCGCGGCGCAGGTGCTCACCCTGGGCCTGGCGACGCCCTGGGCCGCGGTGCGCCGGGCCCGCTACGTGGTGAGCGGCGTGCAGGTCCGCGCCATCACCCCCCTGGACGACTTCGCCGCCTCCCAGGCCCCGCCCGAGAACGCGCTCGGCGAGGCGGCCACCGAACTCCTCGACATCAACCTGGGGTTCTGACGTGACGAGTCCCGAGCCCTCCCCCACCCTCTCGCTGTCCGGCGTGGCCTTCGACGGGCGCAGCAGCCGGGACCGGGCCGCCACGCTGGACGTGAGCGGGGACGTGGCCGTGCTGCGCGTGGAGGGCG is drawn from Deinococcus aerius and contains these coding sequences:
- a CDS encoding FAD-dependent oxidoreductase, whose amino-acid sequence is MTTPTFTPGRPLRVAVIGSGPSGIYAAEALTKQTGLPVEVDVFDRLPTPYGLVRYGVAPDHLTIKSVTKGFEKTLSDPRVRFLGNVEFGTDLTYEEVKAHYDAIIYTVGASSDRRLGIPGEDLKGSMSATEFVAWYNGHPDAAARELVLNATGVAVVGVGNVALDVSRILVKTVGELHASDIAAHALKALEHSHVRDVWVLGRRGPLQAKFTTKELREFGELEGADPIVKPGEIAVSEAEEATVTDNVVKKNLEVLRDFAARTPGGKERRVHLRFLVSPVEILDDGEGHVGGLRIERNRLDEQGNAVGTGEYETLPVQMVLRSVGYKGVALPGVPFNERQGVIPNVEGRVEGRPGEYTAGWIKRGPSGVIGTNRKDAVDTVAHLLADARAGALPLAPDATREAVDTLLRQKGVDVYTFHDWRELDAHELAQGQAQGRPRAKVVHRHEMLTHRRKGELAGG
- a CDS encoding NAD(P)/FAD-dependent oxidoreductase encodes the protein MQSEPSSRTDVLVIGGGPAGLYAAFYAGWRGLSVRVLEARGEPGGQLMALYPDKTVYDAPGSPQVRAADLVAALLAQLGPLDVQVRTGEVARTLEPDGRGGWTVGTAGGLYEAGAVILAAGLGALLPREVRIAGAETHPDVRTDLPNPAGLAGRQVLVVGGVPQATRAAAELAEAGAAVTLTHRRAGFRGDPGTLARLEAARQAGQVRVLAPAILDRLTPLGAELTVSGEATHVQADTVLVLNGYLPDLSPLLGWPLDWDGEYVPDGPGGETVLPGVYVVGDLARSGGDFKLLSLAFAQAALAANHAAHHVRPELKVRPGHSSERGGYPRPATKP
- a CDS encoding glycerol-3-phosphate acyltransferase, with product MAFLSVLLLGLAFLAGSLPLGHWLLSRMGVNPRVNSAYNLGVENVLRRVGPGLATASAALDFAKGFLAVLMASSLGSPELCVMAALAAYLGHLNPPRLLYGDMPPRGRGNLVLLGVLAGLSVAGGVSLWLTVLPVVLYAAALGFWGYISGATLLGLLAFTALVALSPLDIPAKLAALGLLVAATWRFKENLGRILDGTEPRFGEDVPVAGKRADEVVTAFMIHPMTLENFWQSRRFSWMKPLVERGVLSEKSVRQMAENLRPMKVGELHGIRTPEGQEIRCYLLSSPLLPDVFRDQPELATRRAIEGARLAHELGAEVFGLGAFWSVVGNKGVDVQAAVPEITITNGGAYTSGTIKAAIPGILEHFRQTGRDLKGATAGVVGANGVVAFGIARTIAPQVGKVIMIGRDMERLERSAATLRRAARETEIVTTTDYHTLREADLIFSATSDPNPVIFPQHVKPGAWIFDEGRPADVDESVLEVPGVRVIPGGVVRPPGGMTSNIDLQFGEGAVPACLAETLIIAATGEHHRKSLGPQTLTENINFFVEEAERLGFQVVD
- a CDS encoding phospholipase D-like domain-containing protein; the protein is MVARLPVLRSLLLLSGLTLGGATGASEFPLGLGGVKAVPSLNPSGISCPAPTDPLELALWRVTTQGGRPDHSCANAFVGFLRTPRTATQLDAFDVTAGQIREARAEVLIASMEWSAGEGHPGWTFASAVRDLYARVRANPANYPGGMTVRVELGGFPDLRRPDGATQPLKLVRDLTRLGVPLNDAAANWHLAVANYRYFPHSHVKLHIIDGQDLTVAGYNYTDLHLPGTAPGGHNLHDLGLRMRGPVAQDGVAVFDDLWRHSQQVSCPEGTGADAVMRDCTLGPAEAATHPTLARTLTPAGGARAFLLYRRPSFDEGDQAHLALLGAARQSLDLMQAEFSPSFPCWYAFQNPDACPAGEWPPYLRAVLGAMERGVRVRVLLVDYGIDRLPNRSGIALVRLEARRRGLEDRFEARYVTFAMHTKAMTVDDRLVLAGSQNFHFASWGPLGLNEAMLATTDPAAVAEQRSSFGDVWLHHSREVPPEWWMRNVRGP
- the ispH gene encoding 4-hydroxy-3-methylbut-2-enyl diphosphate reductase; amino-acid sequence: MVERIHLAKPRGFCAGVVMAIQAVEKAARAEDKPVTVYHSIVHNHTVVERLERGHDVHFVESLDDITALPDGSETVVFSAHGISPAVRERARALGLATIDATCPLVTKVHTEAKKYAREGYTILLIGDSARHQEVIGTRGEAPEHTIIVGVLGKTGEGLHDPHTVEVPDPGRVVVLTQTTLSVDDTRRTVDILKARFPRLVVPPSEDLCYATKNRQDAVKAIAPQVDAFLVLTSTHSSNGMRLLELARDLCGRAERLETDADLAHLDLTGVRSLGITSAASTPDDLVQNVVAHFRRLNPKLEVIEEGEWENIEFREPKKILAGEALPRTMQ
- a CDS encoding gamma carbonic anhydrase family protein — translated: MPVYALDEIRPEIHPTAFIAPSADLTGRVSVAEEASVWFGAAARGDIEPVTIGPRCNVQDGAVLHTDAGYPCTLEADVTVGHRAVVHGAHCAPGSLVGMGAIMLNGSRLGAGAVLAAGALLREGQEVPDGMLAVGVPARVVREVEAPGNAARYVEQAARYRRSLERGDG
- a CDS encoding NUDIX hydrolase encodes the protein MPASSPPGPEAPTPGAGGVVLDAAGRVLLVRYRSGAWAFPKGHVEPGETLEQTAVREVREETGVTATPLAPLPETRYTNDRGEARVIHWFAMRAAGTAPTTLEETFPEGGFFPAGVAAAMLTYPEDQHLLRAALAALPGATRG
- a CDS encoding cold-shock protein, which codes for MAQGRVKWFNVEKGYGFIEHPGNPDVFVHYSAIQSGGFRKLNEGDEVEFEVEAGQGNKGPQAKNVVVTNAAPAPMGGQGYSGGGNRW
- a CDS encoding YjgN family protein, translating into MTDAPPTVPPGRHEQARPVPAGGEAGLVPAPTVTTYPMTFTGQAGEYFRIWIVNSALTIVTLGLYLPWARVRQRQYFYGHTWVDGHNFEYTANPLALLRGYLVVGALFLAYSLALNVQFRGWEYVAGVIGLAYVVLYPWLVMKSLRFLAVSTTHRGLRFRHYGKAGGAYAAYGLANLASGLTAGLALPWAWFMQRRYQVENAAYGDARATFRGDVGHFYVIGLTGLAVAIGGGVLLGVGGFLLVALLTGVLDSLGGDVLNGPISTATLVMIGALYLAFLALYAVAWQYVRAATMRSVLNGVEIGGVVRTGATFSPWRLVWIGVSNTAAQVLTLGLATPWAAVRRARYVVSGVQVRAITPLDDFAASQAPPENALGEAATELLDINLGF